The Vicia villosa cultivar HV-30 ecotype Madison, WI linkage group LG1, Vvil1.0, whole genome shotgun sequence genome includes a region encoding these proteins:
- the LOC131621279 gene encoding probable protein kinase At2g41970, with the protein MLCCGGAEEDFNGLAANHYSAAAIGANAYGAGGGGGGGDRGEPRSNIVKSGGPQKALEIEIPEFKLNELKRLTENFGTKALIGEGSYGRVFRAKMSDGVEAAIKKLDTSSTPEVDSDFESQLAIVSRLKNEHFVALMGYCLEANNRILVYEYASLGSLHDTLHGRKGVQGAEPGPVLNWNERVKIAFGAAKGLEFLHEKVQPSIVHRDVRSSNVLLFNDYEAKVADFNLTNQSSDTAARLHSTRVLGTFGYHAPEYAMTGQITQKSDVYSFGVVLLELLTGRKPVDHTMPKGQQSLVTWATPRLSEDKVKQCVDPKLNNEYPPKAIAKLAAVAALCVQYEADFRPNMTIVVKALQPLLNSKPAGPNTNA; encoded by the exons ATGTTGTGCTGTGGAGGTGCAGAAGAGGATTTTAACGGTTTAGCTGCAAACCATTATAGTGCAGCAGCTATTGGGGCTAACGCATACGGTGCTGGTGGTGGTGGAGGAG GTGGTGATAGAGGAGAGCCAAGGAGCAATATTGTGAAGAGTGGTGGTCCTCAAAAAGCATTAGAAATTGAGATACCTGAATTTAAGTTGAACGAGTTAAAGCGGTTAACAGAGAACTTTGGAACAAAAGCACTCATTGGGGAAGGTTCCTATGGGAGGGTTTTCCGTGCAAAGATGAGCGACGGTGTTGAGGCTGCAATCAAAAAGTTGGATACTAGTTCTACACCGGAAGTTGACTCCGATTTTGAATCACAG TTAGCAATTGTTTCGAGATTGAAGAATGAACATTTTGTCGCGTTGATGGGATATTGTCTCGAGGCGAATAACAGAATTTTGGTTTATGAATATGCAAGTCTTGGTTCTTTGCACGACACATTACACG GAAGGAAAGGAGTTCAAGGGGCAGAACCTGGTCCAGTTTTAAATTGGAACGAGAGAGTAAAAATTGCGTTTGGTGCAGCAAAAGGACTTGAGTTTCTTCATGAGAAAGTTCAACCTTCAATAGTTCATAGAGATGTTAGATCCAGCAATGTCTTGTTATTCAATGATTATGAGGCTAAGGTTGCAGATTTCAACTTGACAAATCAGTCTTCCGACACCGCAGCCCGGCTACATTCAACAAGAGTTTTGGGAACATTTGGCTATCATGCTCCAGA GTATGCCATGACAGGACAAATAACCCAAAAAAGCGATGTATACAGTTTCGGCGTTGTGCTTTTAGAACTCTTGACAGGAAGAAAGCCAGTGGATCATACAATGCCTAAAGGGCAACAAAGTCTTGTAACTTGG GCAACTCCAAGACTAAGTGAAGACAAAGTGAAACAATGTGTCGATCCTAAACTAAACAACGAGTATCCGCCAAAAGCAATCGCTAAG TTGGCAGCAGTTGCAGCACTTTGTGTTCAGTATGAAGCAGATTTCAGGCCAAACATGACAATTGTTGTTAAAGCTCTTCAGCCACTTCTCAATTCGAAACCGGCTGGACCTAACACTAATGCTTGA